Part of the Deltaproteobacteria bacterium genome is shown below.
ACGCGCAGACCGTTCTCGATGCCTGCTACGGCTCGGGTCAGCTGTGCAACTTGGTGGACCGAAGCTCGATCAACGGTGGCCTCGTTGGCGGCCCTGACAATGGCCTCATCACGACCCAGCAGAACATCGCGCAGTTGAAGGTGGCCGGCGTCGATTTCGGGATCGACTACGGCCTCGACCTCGGAAACATGGGACGAGTCGACATCAACCTCGTGGGCACCCGAGTGATCACGTACCAGTTCCAGACGGACCCGATCAGCCCGATCAACATCTGCGAGGGCCTCTACGGCGTCGTCTGCGACGGCGTCGGCGGCGGCGGCCCGAACCCGAAGGTGAAGTTCAACCAACGTACAACGTGGTACATCGGCGACTTCAACCTCGGTTACCGCTGGCGCTTCATCAACGCCGTAGATATCGACGACCCGGGTGCCGCGATTGCGCGACACGCGTCGATCAGCTCCACGCACTACGTGGACTTCGTGGTGGGGTGGTCGCCGACGTCGATCGAGATGCTGAAAGGGTTCGAGTTCCAGCTCGGAATCGAGAACATCTTCGATGAGAATCCGCCGATCGTCGGTCAGGAAGCGGGGACGACGGCCGCGAACAGCGGCAACACGTACCCGGGCACGTACGACGTGGCCGGCCGCGTGCTCCAGCTCTCGCTCACGAAGAAGTTCTAGGCCGTGACGCTGCGGGCGGGGGCGTGGCTCTCGCTGCTTCTCCCGCTCGCAGCGGCTGGCGATCCCGGGGAGACCCTGCTCGGCTGCCGGAAGCTCAGCGACGCTGCGGAACGACTCGCTTGTTACGACCGAGTCGTCGACCGCGCAGCGCAGACCATCGAACCCGAGGTGCTGGCGACGGCGCCTCGGGCTTCGTCTTCAGAGCCCGAGCGCTCGCTCCGGGAGCGCCTCTTCGGGCGCAGCGTCGAAGAAACAGATCGAGCGCTTCGGGATGCGTACGGCGTGCAGACCGCGGCTGAGCTCACCGCGGTTGCGACCGCCGTGAAGCGAGGCCCGGATGGCCGGGTCGTCGTCACGCTCGACAACGGGCAAGTCTGGCGTCAGACCGAATCTCGGGCGTTTCCGCTGCGCGAGGGACAGACAGTCCGCGTGCGAGAGGGCGCGCTCGGGTCGTTCTACATGAACCCGGTGGACGGGGGACGCACGGCGCCCGTCCAGCGCGTGCGCTGAGCTCTCGGCACCTCGCCTTTTCTCAGCTGTTGTACCCCGACTCCTCGTGCAGGCTGAGGTCGAGACCTCGTGTCTCGCTCTCTGCGTCGACTCGTAGCCCGACTGCCGCGCCCACGAGTTTCAGCAGCCCCCAGCTCGCGGCGGCCGTGTAGGTCGCCACCGCAGCGCACGCCATCAGCTGCGTCATGAACTGGCCGCTGATCGAGTAGCTCGCAGGGTCCGGCAGCCCCTTGCCGCCGAACAGCGGCGCCGCGAACACCGCGGCCAACAGCGTGCCGAGCAGGCCGCCGACGCCGTGCACGCCGAACACGTCGAGCGAGTCGTCGTAGCCCAAGCGCTGCTTCACCGTCGTCACCGCGTAGTAACAGATCACCCCCGCCGCGAGGCCGATTGCGAAGCCTCCGAACGGGCCGACGAAGCCCGATGCGGGAGTCACGGCCGCGAGGCCGGCGACCGCGCCCGTCGCGATCCCGAGCACGCTCGGCTTGCGCTTGAACCACTCGATCGCCATCCACGCGGTCGCGGCGGTCGCGCCCGAGATCTGCGTCACGAGGATCGCCATCGCGGCGTTGCCGTCGGCGGCGAGGGCGCTGCCGCCGTTGAAGCCGAAACAGCCCACCCACAGCATGCCGGTGCCCGTAAAGCACATCGTCAGGTTGTGCGGGAGCATGGCGGTGCGGCCGCAGGCGGTGCGCGGCCCACGGCGATGCACGCGACGAGCGCGGCGACCCCGGCTGTCAGGTGCACGACGATGCCGCCTGCGAAGTCGAACACGCCGCGGTCGAAGAAGAAGCCGCCGGCGCCGCCCCAGACCATGTGGGCGACGGGCACGTACACGAGCAGCATCCACAGCGACGAGAACAGCAGCATCGCCGAGAACTTCATGCGCTCGGCAAAAGCGCCGACGATCAGGCCAGGCGTGATCACCGCGAAGGTGAGCTGGTAGACGAAGAACGCCGCTTCGGGGATCGAGCCGCCGGTCGAGTCGACGGTCAGGCCGCGCAGGAAGGCCTTGTTGAGCGTGCCGATGAACAAGTTAAGGTTGACCTCGCCGGCAGCCATGCCCGTCGTGTCCAACGCGAGGCTGTAGCCGCACACGAGCCAGATCACGCTGCCGACGGCCGTCAGCGCCGTGCAGTGCATCAGCGCACCGACAGCACGTTCTTCGTGCGCACGAGGCCGCCGTAGAAGAGCGCGAGGCCGGGGATCATCATGAACAGCACGAGCGCGCTGGCGACCATCACCCACGCGGTGTTGGCGCCGTCGATTCCTTCGGCGCGGGCAGGGGCGCTCGCGAAGAGCGCGACGGCGAAGGCCAAGAGTGAAGCGAAGCGAGTCATCGTCACCTCTGCTGGTTGGGGGCAGGGGCGATTTACTCGCAGCGCACGGCGATTTCTGCGACGAATCGGCCCATGCGCGCAAAAAACGGCGTTCCTGTGCGTGCTACAGGACAGCTGGGCCCGTATCGATTCAGCCCGCAGCGGTGCGCGCCGCACGCTCACCGCCGCGCGGCTCAAGGCAGTGGCGGAACGCCCGGGTCGCGCTGCACGCCGAACGTGTTCAGCGCCATCGCGACGAGGTGGTACTGCCCGATCGTGAAGACGAGGTCCATCAGCTGCTGGCGATCCCACGTCTTCGCGAGCTCGGCCCAGGTGCCGTCGGAGATCATCTGGTCGTCGTGCAGCTCGTCGGCGGCGCACAGCACCGCGGCGTCCGCCGCGCTCCAGCCCGCCGCGTTGGGACCCGCCGCGACGCGCGCGATCTCGTCGTCGGAGATGCCGCAGCGCTTCGCGATCAGCACGTGCTGGCCCCACTCGTACTCGCTCTTGCAGCGGTAGCCGACGCGCAGGATCGCGAGTTCGCGCTCGCGCTCGGGCAGCGTCGACTTGCCGAGGATGTGGTTGCCGAACACGAGCCAGCGCCGCATCAGCTCGGGATGATGCGCGAGCGTGCCGAAGATGTTGAGGATGCGGCCGTTGAACAGGCCGCCGCCCGCGAGCTTCTCGAGCTGCTCGCGCGCTTCGGGCGGCGCGGTCTTCGGGTCGAGGGGCTCGATGCGAGGCTTCGAGAGGCGCATGCGGATCTCCGTTCTCGTCAGGGAGTCGCGAGCGCGGCGATCAGCTCCGCGCGGCCGGGGCCAAGGTACGGCTCTTCGCGCTGCTCGCGCGCCTGGTAGACCTTCAACACGCGCTGCAACAAGTCCGGGCGCTTCATCAGGTCGCCCGGCGCATCCAGCAAGTTGAACCCGCGCGAGAACGCGCGCAGCACCGTCGCGTCGAGGCGCAGCGCCGGCACGAGGCCGCGCTGCATCAGATCGCGGAAGTAGGCGCGCGGGTCGACGGCGCCAGGCTTCTCGCCGCCCGGGCGCGGCTCCTCGCGCAGCTTTGCCGCCCACGCCGCAGCATCGCGGTCTTGCGCGAGCGCCGCGGCGTACCACGGCACGATCTCGCGCTCGGTCGCCGCTTCGAGTGCGCGCGCAACGGCGAGCACGTCGCCGCCGCCTTCGCTGAGCGCGTCCGCGAGCATCCAGGCGTGCAGCAGCGCGAAGGTGCAGCCGCGTCCGTAGAGCGGGTTCGTGTGGATCGCGGCGTCCCCTAACAACACGACGCCCGCCACGCGCGGCTCCGCGTCCTTGCACAGCGTGCGCCGCGTGTTGCGCAGGCCGTCCATGCCGAACACGGTCGTGATCGGCTGCGCAATCGCGGGATCGATCCAGCGCGCGATCACGGGAAACTGGCGCGCTGCGGCCTCGAACGGCGCCTCGCGCAGCAGCGCGCGCAGCGGCTTGTCTTCGGGCGCCGCGGCAAACGTGATCGAGAAGATGCGGCTGTCGCCGTGAAAGATCGCGTACTTGAGGTAGCCGAGGTCCGCCCCGATCGTGGTCTCGCGCTCGGGCGGCGTGATCCCGTCGCGCAGCTCGTAGAAGCGCGAGCAGTAGTAGACCCCGCACGGCTCGCTCGTCTCGCGGAGCTTCGGGAGGCCCGCAGCGTCGAGCCAGCGCGCGAGCGGCGAGCGTCGTCCGCTCGCATCGACGACGAGGTCGGCGGCGAGCACTTCCTCCCCGCTCCGGACGCGCACGCGCAATCCCGCGACGCGCGGCTTTCCCGCGAGCTCGCCCGCCACGACGAGGCCGCGCACCTCGCAGCCATCGCGGAACGTGACGTTGCGCTCGCGCTCCACCAGGCGGTGCAGCACCCACTCGAACGTGATGCGCCGGCAGGCGAGCAGCGTGAGGTCGTCGTCGCCCGGCTTCGGTGCGGGGTCGTCGATCCCGGGCCGCAGCAAATTCGACAGCGGGAGCTCCTCGGCTCCCGCGGCCAGCAGCGCCGCAAGCACGTCGGGCGCTCGATCCCGCAACAAGTTGCGCAGACGCGCGAGGAACGCGTGCGAGTGCTTCACCTGCGGCGCGCCGCGGCGCTCCCAGCGCTCGAAGGCGAGGCCTGGCGTCTCGGGCAGCGGCGTCGCGTCGCGCTCGAGCAGCGTCACGCGATGTCCCGCGCGGCCGAGCGCGAGCGCGGCCCCGAGCCCTGCGATGCCAGCGCCGACGATCGCGACGTGCATCAAGCGACCGCCGCGTACGCGAGCATCGCGTGCATCACAGCGCGCCGTCCGCGCGCAGCGCCGCGATCATCTTCTCGCCGAGCGCGCGGTGCGTCTCGCGCTCGTAGAGCAGGGGCTGCTCGTCGCGCCACGACTCGTCGAAGCCCGGCTGCCACGGGAACGCGCCGCGCGCATCGGGCCAGAAGCACTGGAGTGCGGCCACACGGTCGCGCTGGTAGTGCCACGCGGCGTTGCCGAGAAACGCCTCGGTCCACTTCGCGTCGACCGCGCGGAACGCGATGGGGAGATCCTGCAGCACGCCGCTCAGCTCAGTGCCGGCTTCGAGCTGCGTTCCCGCACGCACGCGCTCGCCGAGCGCGTTGAGCAGTGGCGCAAGAATCGAGAGGTCCTCGCCGAACACGATCAGCTCGGGATGCGAGAAGCGCTGCTCGAGCCCGATCGTGTGGACCCAGCCTGCGGCGCCGTGGTCGGGCGGAATCAGTACGAGATGCCATCCGTGCCCCGCGATGTCGGCTCGCACGCGCGCGTCGATGTCTGCTTCGGATTCCACGGCGCTCAGGGTGACGTGATGCGCG
Proteins encoded:
- a CDS encoding FAD-dependent oxidoreductase — translated: MHVAIVGAGIAGLGAALALGRAGHRVTLLERDATPLPETPGLAFERWERRGAPQVKHSHAFLARLRNLLRDRAPDVLAALLAAGAEELPLSNLLRPGIDDPAPKPGDDDLTLLACRRITFEWVLHRLVERERNVTFRDGCEVRGLVVAGELAGKPRVAGLRVRVRSGEEVLAADLVVDASGRRSPLARWLDAAGLPKLRETSEPCGVYYCSRFYELRDGITPPERETTIGADLGYLKYAIFHGDSRIFSITFAAAPEDKPLRALLREAPFEAAARQFPVIARWIDPAIAQPITTVFGMDGLRNTRRTLCKDAEPRVAGVVLLGDAAIHTNPLYGRGCTFALLHAWMLADALSEGGGDVLAVARALEAATEREIVPWYAAALAQDRDAAAWAAKLREEPRPGGEKPGAVDPRAYFRDLMQRGLVPALRLDATVLRAFSRGFNLLDAPGDLMKRPDLLQRVLKVYQAREQREEPYLGPGRAELIAALATP
- a CDS encoding carboxymuconolactone decarboxylase family protein; the encoded protein is MRLSKPRIEPLDPKTAPPEAREQLEKLAGGGLFNGRILNIFGTLAHHPELMRRWLVFGNHILGKSTLPERERELAILRVGYRCKSEYEWGQHVLIAKRCGISDDEIARVAAGPNAAGWSAADAAVLCAADELHDDQMISDGTWAELAKTWDRQQLMDLVFTIGQYHLVAMALNTFGVQRDPGVPPLP
- a CDS encoding DUF4262 domain-containing protein, which gives rise to MESEADIDARVRADIAGHGWHLVLIPPDHGAAGWVHTIGLEQRFSHPELIVFGEDLSILAPLLNALGERVRAGTQLEAGTELSGVLQDLPIAFRAVDAKWTEAFLGNAAWHYQRDRVAALQCFWPDARGAFPWQPGFDESWRDEQPLLYERETHRALGEKMIAALRADGAL